The Panicum hallii strain FIL2 chromosome 9, PHallii_v3.1, whole genome shotgun sequence genome has a window encoding:
- the LOC112876725 gene encoding guanylate-binding protein 4-like isoform X2 — protein MGRGRGRRAPGIRALALVLLAVAAAAGVSAGDPDPDELERAFPIVEPDHGHTKLRLSEQGLDAIRRIENPIAIVGVIGPYRSGKSFLLNQLLSLSCDKGFGVGHMRDTKTKGIWIWGTPVEMDVDGSKVSVLYLDTEGFESVGKSNVYDDRIFALATVLSSVLIYNLPETVREADISRLSFAVEIAEEFYGRVKGQDVAFEPAKLLWLIQRDFLQGKSVQQMVNEALQRVPNDNGDKYIDEVNQIRDSLAVMGDNSTAFSLPQPHLQRTKLCDMEDKELEPLYVKRREQLKQLVSSIIKPKIVQGKTLNGKDFVSFLQQILEALNKGEIPSTGSLVEIFNKAILERCLKVYRDKMDGLGLPVPLEKLQQFHEMANEEARIIFDKQHFGKHHAAQSVLKLEDEIKKVCTL, from the exons atggggcgggggcgggggcggcgggcccCGGGGATCCGCGCGCTGGCGCTGGTGCTGCTCGCGGTTGCTGCGGCCGCGGGAGTCTCCGCGGGGGATCCCGATCCCGACGAGCTCGAGCGCGC GTTTCCAATAGTGGAGCCAGACCATGGACACACTAAACTTCGTCTCTCAGAACAAGGTCTTGATGCAATTCGCAGGATTGAAAATCCTATTGCCATTGTTGGT GTAATTGGTCCCTATCGATCTGGAAAATCTTTTCTCCTCAACCAGCTTCTCTCCTTATCATGTGATAAAG GTTTTGGAGTTGGTCATATGCGAGATACTAAAACCAAAG GTATATGGATTTGGGGTACTCCTGTTGAGATGGATGTTGATGGTTCCAAAGTTTCTGTCCTTTATCTAGACACAGAAGGATTTGAAAGTGTTGGGAAATCAAATGTATATGATGACAG GATATTTGCTTTGGCAACTGTCTTAAGTTCGGTGCTTATCTACAATCTTCCTGAGACG GTGCGTGAAGCTGATATATCTAGGCTTTCATTTGCTGTTGAAATTGCTGAAGAATTCTATGGAAG AGTGAAG GGGCAAGATGTGGCTTTTGAGCCTGCAAAGCTTCTCTGGCTTATCCAGAGAGATTTCCTCC AAGGAAAATCTGTACAGCAAATGGTTAATGAAGCCCTCCAACGGGTGCCTAATGATAATG GAGACAAATATATCGATGAG GTCAATCAAATCAGAGATTCTTTGGCAGTTATGGGTGACAACAGCACTGCTTTTAGCTTGCCTCAG CCTCATCTGCAAAGAACAAAATTATGTGACATGGAGGACAAAGAGCTTGAACCATTATATGTAAAACGGCGGGAACAATTAAAGCAGCTTGTTTCATCCATCATAAAACCAAAAATCGTGCAGGGGAAAACTCTGAATGGAAAGGACTTTGTGTCTTTCCTGCAGCAG ATTCTTGAGGCTTTGAATAAAGGTGAAATTCCATCAACAGGATCCCTTGTCGAAATTTTTAATAAAGCCATTCTTGAGCGCTGTCTGAAGGTGTATAGGGACAAAATGGATGGCTTAGGCCTACCAGTACCTTTAGAAAAACTGCAGCAATTTCATGAGATGGCAAATGAAGAAGCCAGAATTATCTTTGATAAGCAGCACTTTGGTAAACATCATGCGGCTCAGTCGGTCCTCAAGCTTGAAGATGAGATTAAAAAG GTATGTACTTTGTAG
- the LOC112875875 gene encoding indole-3-glycerol phosphate lyase, chloroplastic-like isoform X1: MAFALKVASTSQPSSSSPAPVRSSPHPRLAVAIPGRRKAVAAIRAVAVVAPTAPPAPAKHAGKRCLPVSQTMSRLMAQGKTAFIPYITAGDPDLATTSEALRVLDACGADVIELGVPCSDPYADGPVIQASTVRALAGGVTLDGVLAMLKEVTPELSCPVVLFSYFKPVMERGMADFAAAVKESGAHGLLVPDLPQVATTALRSEAMKNHLELVLLTTPTTTEERMREVTEASDGFVYLVRARTNPNSCAWISLITPASFSQTIVYITQVSVNGVTGPRANVNARVESLIQEVKQVTDKPVAVGFGISTPEHVKQVAEWGADGVIIGSAMVRQLGEAASPKQGLKRLEKYARSMKSALP, encoded by the exons ATGGCTTTCGCGCTCAAGGTTGCATCGACCTCCCAGCCGTcgtcttcttccccggcgccgGTTCGGTCGTCGCCGCACCCGAGGCTGGCGGTGGCAATCCCGGGGCGGAGGAAGGCAGTGGCGGCCATCAGGGCGGTCGCCGTGGTGGCTCCGACCGCCCCGCCAGCGCCGGCCAAGCACGCCGGCAAGCGATGCCTGCCGGTGTCGCAGACCATGTCTAGGCTCATGGCGCAGGGCAAG ACGGCGTTCATCCCGTAcatcaccgccggcgaccccgacCTGGCGACGACGTCGGAGGCGCTGCGGGTCCTGGACGCCTGCGGCGCCGACGTCATCGAGCTCGGCGTGCCCTGCTCCGACCCCTACGCCGACGGGCCCGTCATCCAGGCTTCGACGGTGCGGGCGCTGGCGGGCGGCGTGACCCTCGACGGCGTGCTGGCGATGCTCAAGGAGGTGACGCCCGAGCTCTCCTGCCCGGTGGTGCTCTTCTCCTACTTCAAACCCGTCATGGAGCGAGGGATGGCCgacttcgccgccgccgtcaaagAATCCGGTGCACACGGCCTTCTAGTGCCTGATCTCCCTCAAGTGGCCACCACTGCTCTCCGGAGCGAAGCCATGAAGAACCACCTCGAGCTG GTGCTGCTTACAACTCCAACTACAACGGAAGAGAGGATGAGGGAGGTCACAGAAGCTTCAGATGGATTTGTTTATCTGGTACGTGCCAGGACTAACCCTAATTCTTGCGCCTGGATCAGCCTGATAACACCTGCTTCCTTCTCCCAAACAATCGTATATATCACGCAGGTGAGCGTCAATGGAGTTACAGGTCCCCGCGCAAACGTGAACGCACGTGTCGAGTCTCTCATCCAGGAGGTTAAACAGGTCACTGACAAGCCTGTGGCTGTTGGGTTTGGCATATCCACACCTGAGCATGTAAAGCAG GTTGCAGAGTGGGGTGCAGATGGTGTGATCATTGGCAGTGCAATGGTGAGGCAGCTAGGTGAAGCAGCTTCTCCAAAACAAGGgttgaagaggctggagaaatATGCCAGGAGCATGAAGAGTGCACTACCATGA
- the LOC112875875 gene encoding indole-3-glycerol phosphate lyase, chloroplastic-like isoform X2, translating into MAFALKVASTSQPSSSSPAPVRSSPHPRLAVAIPGRRKAVAAIRAVAVVAPTAPPAPAKHAGKRCLPVSQTMSRLMAQGKTAFIPYITAGDPDLATTSEALRVLDACGADVIELGVPCSDPYADGPVIQASTVRALAGGVTLDGVLAMLKEVTPELSCPVVLFSYFKPVMERGMADFAAAVKESGAHGLLVPDLPQVATTALRSEAMKNHLELVLLTTPTTTEERMREVTEASDGFVYLVSVNGVTGPRANVNARVESLIQEVKQVTDKPVAVGFGISTPEHVKQVAEWGADGVIIGSAMVRQLGEAASPKQGLKRLEKYARSMKSALP; encoded by the exons ATGGCTTTCGCGCTCAAGGTTGCATCGACCTCCCAGCCGTcgtcttcttccccggcgccgGTTCGGTCGTCGCCGCACCCGAGGCTGGCGGTGGCAATCCCGGGGCGGAGGAAGGCAGTGGCGGCCATCAGGGCGGTCGCCGTGGTGGCTCCGACCGCCCCGCCAGCGCCGGCCAAGCACGCCGGCAAGCGATGCCTGCCGGTGTCGCAGACCATGTCTAGGCTCATGGCGCAGGGCAAG ACGGCGTTCATCCCGTAcatcaccgccggcgaccccgacCTGGCGACGACGTCGGAGGCGCTGCGGGTCCTGGACGCCTGCGGCGCCGACGTCATCGAGCTCGGCGTGCCCTGCTCCGACCCCTACGCCGACGGGCCCGTCATCCAGGCTTCGACGGTGCGGGCGCTGGCGGGCGGCGTGACCCTCGACGGCGTGCTGGCGATGCTCAAGGAGGTGACGCCCGAGCTCTCCTGCCCGGTGGTGCTCTTCTCCTACTTCAAACCCGTCATGGAGCGAGGGATGGCCgacttcgccgccgccgtcaaagAATCCGGTGCACACGGCCTTCTAGTGCCTGATCTCCCTCAAGTGGCCACCACTGCTCTCCGGAGCGAAGCCATGAAGAACCACCTCGAGCTG GTGCTGCTTACAACTCCAACTACAACGGAAGAGAGGATGAGGGAGGTCACAGAAGCTTCAGATGGATTTGTTTATCTG GTGAGCGTCAATGGAGTTACAGGTCCCCGCGCAAACGTGAACGCACGTGTCGAGTCTCTCATCCAGGAGGTTAAACAGGTCACTGACAAGCCTGTGGCTGTTGGGTTTGGCATATCCACACCTGAGCATGTAAAGCAG GTTGCAGAGTGGGGTGCAGATGGTGTGATCATTGGCAGTGCAATGGTGAGGCAGCTAGGTGAAGCAGCTTCTCCAAAACAAGGgttgaagaggctggagaaatATGCCAGGAGCATGAAGAGTGCACTACCATGA
- the LOC112874247 gene encoding bZIP transcription factor RISBZ2-like, with protein sequence MERVFSVEEIPNPYWAPPQPQAAATGAVAAPGGGGGGAGAAWDAAGAMNRCSSEWYFQKFLEEAVLDSPGPVAGVGRGRGGGGGVEAAESKPLGVAAAAASGAVVDPVEYNAMLKQKLEKDLAAVAMWRASGVTPPERSAAGSSLPNVDVSHAGPFNPIGGNRIPVENKLAVAPVEESGPQVVQNADILVKQATSSSSREQSDDDDMEGEAETTGNANPVQQRLQRRKQSNRESARRSRSRKAAHLNELEAQVAQLRVENSSLLRRLADVNQKFNEAAVDNRVLKADVETLRAKVKMAEDSVKRVTGMNALFPAVSDMSSLSMPFNGSPSDSTSDAAVPIQDDPNSYFANPSEIGGNNGYLPEMASSAQEDDDFVNAALAAGKIGRTASLQRVASLEHLQKRMCGGPASSGSTS encoded by the exons ATGGAGCGCGTCTTCTCCGTGGAGGAGATCCCCAACCCCTACTGGGCCCCGCCGCAGCCTCAAGCGGCGGCAACCGGCGCTGTTGCTGCGccaggaggcggaggaggaggagcggggGCAGCGTGGGACGCGGCGGGCGCGATGAACCGCTGCTCCTCGGAGTGGTACTTCCAGAAGTTCCTGGAGGAGGCCGTGCTCGACAGCCCGGGGCCCGTGGCGGGCGTGGGGAGGGGCcgcggtggaggtggtggagttGAGGCGGCGGAGAGCAAGCCGCTGggggtcgcggcggcggcggcctcgggcGCGGTTGTTGACCCGGTGGAGTACAACGCGATGCTGAAGCAGAAGCTGGAGAAGGACCTCGCTGCCGTCGCCATGTGGAGG GCCTCTGGTGTGACGCCTCCAGAGCGTTCTGCAGCTGGTTCGTCCTTGCCAAATGTGGATGTTTCACATGCAGGCCCCTTTAATCCCATTGGAG GTAATAGGATTCCAGTTGAAAACAAGCTAGCTGTTGCTCCAGTTGAGGAATCAGGTCCACAAGTGGTACAAAATGCTGATATCCTTGTTAAGCAAGCCACTAGCTCTTCCTCACGAGAGCAATCAGACGATGATGACATGGAAGGAGAAGCTGAGACTACTGGAAACGCAAACCCTGTTCAGCAGAGACTGCAGAGAAG GAAGCAATCCAACCGAGAATCAGCTAGGCGTTCAAGAAGCAGAAAGGCAGCTCACTTGAATGAACTGGAGGCACAG GTAGCACAGCTAAGAGTTGAAAACTCTTCGCTGTTAAGGCGCCTTGCAGATGTTAATCAGAAGTTCAATGAGGCTGCTGTTGACAATAGGGTGCTAAAGGCAGACGTTGAAACCTTAAGAGCGAAG GTGAAGATGGCAGAGGATTCTGTGAAGCGGGTGACAGGCATGAACGCTTTGTTCCCTGCCGTATCTGATATGTCATCCCTTAGCATGCCATTCAACGGCTCCCCATCTGACTCTACCTCCGACGCGGCTGTCCCCATCCAAGATGACCCAAACAGTTACTTTGCCAATCCAAGCGAGATCGGAGGTAACAACGGTTACTTGCCAGAGATGGCTTCCTCGGCTCAAGAGGACGACGATTTCGTCAACGCAGCACTGGCTGCTGGGAAGATAGGCAGAACAGCCTCGCTGCAGCGGGTGGCGAGCCTGGAGCACCTCCAGAAGAGGATGTGCGGAGGGCCAGCTTCATCCGGGTCAACCTCCTAG
- the LOC112875946 gene encoding indole-3-glycerol phosphate lyase, chloroplastic-like encodes MAFALQAASASRSSASSPVVPSSPLPRRAATAVTMPRRRRSVVATVREVAAVARAAPAPAGQPATTAPSKLAGAGGRCLPVSQTMFRLKAQGKMAFIPFITAGDPDLATTAEALRLLDACGADVIELGVPFSDPYADGPVIQASTARALARGTTPDGVLAMLKEVTPELSCPVVLFSYFNPIVYRGLADFAAAAKEAGVQGLLVPDLPYGTTCALRSEAMKNNLELVLLTTPTTTADRMKEITEASEGFVYLVSVNGVTGPRANVNAHVESLIQEVKQVTDKPVAVGFGIWKPEHVKQIAEWGADGVIIGSAMVRQLGEADSPKEGLKRLEKYARSMKKALP; translated from the exons ATGGCTTTCGCGCTCCAGGCTGCATCGGCCTCCCGGTCGTCTGCTTCGTCCCCGGTGGTTCCATCGTCGCCGCTCCCGCGGcgcgcggcgacggcggtgaCGATGCCTCGGCGGCGGAGGTCTGTGGTGGCCACTGTGAGGGAGGTCGCCGCGGTGGCTCGGGCCGCCCCGGCGCCGGCCGGGCAGCCTGCCACAACGGCGCCGTCCAAGCTCGCCGGTGCCGGCGGGCGATGCCTGCCGGTGTCGCAGACCATGTTCAGGCTCAAGGCGCAGGGCAAG ATGGCGTTCATCCCGTTcatcaccgccggcgaccccgatCTGGCCACGACGGCGGAGGCGCTGCGGCTCCTGGACGCCTGCGGCGCCGACGTCATCGAGCTCGGCGTGCCCTTCTCCGACCCCTACGCCGACGGGCCGGTCATCCAG GCTTCGACGGCGCGGGCCCTGGCGAGAGGCACGACGCCGGACGGTGTCCTGGCGATGCTGAAGGAGGTGACGCCGGAGCTCTCCTGCCCGGTGGTGCTCTTCTCCTACTTCAACCCCATCGTGTACCGGGGGCTCGCcgacttcgccgccgccgccaaagaAGCCGGTGTACAAGGTCTTCTGGTACCTGACCTCCCGTATGGGACCACGTGTGCTCTCAGGAGTGAAGCCATGAAGAACAACCTCGAGCTG GTGCTGCTCACAACACCAACTACAACAGCAGATAGGATGAAGGAGATCACAGAAGCATCAGAAGGATTTGTTTATCTG GTGAGCGTCAATGGAGTTACAGGTCCACGTGCAAACGTAAACGCACATGTGGAATCTCTCATTCAGGAAGTTAAACAG GTCACTGACAAACCTGTGGCTGTTGGCTTTGGCATCTGGAAACCAGAGCATGTAAAGCAG ATTGCAGAGTGGGGTGCAGATGGTGTGATCATTGGCAGCGCGATGGTGAGGCAGTTGGGGGAAGCGGATTCTCCCAAAGAAGGGTTAAAGAGGCTAGAGAAATATGCCCGGAGCATGAAGAAGGCACTACCATGA
- the LOC112876725 gene encoding guanylate-binding protein 4-like isoform X1, translated as MGRGRGRRAPGIRALALVLLAVAAAAGVSAGDPDPDELERAFPIVEPDHGHTKLRLSEQGLDAIRRIENPIAIVGVIGPYRSGKSFLLNQLLSLSCDKGFGVGHMRDTKTKGIWIWGTPVEMDVDGSKVSVLYLDTEGFESVGKSNVYDDRIFALATVLSSVLIYNLPETVREADISRLSFAVEIAEEFYGRVKGQDVAFEPAKLLWLIQRDFLQGKSVQQMVNEALQRVPNDNGDKYIDEVNQIRDSLAVMGDNSTAFSLPQPHLQRTKLCDMEDKELEPLYVKRREQLKQLVSSIIKPKIVQGKTLNGKDFVSFLQQILEALNKGEIPSTGSLVEIFNKAILERCLKVYRDKMDGLGLPVPLEKLQQFHEMANEEARIIFDKQHFGKHHAAQSVLKLEDEIKKVYRNFLLANEYQSSKLCEARFSECEDKMDHLQVLKLPSMAKFNAGFTHCNQSFVRECVGPAKESYERRMSKMLVKARALFIKEYNNKLFNWLVTFSLVMVVIGRFVIKFFLLEIVAWVMFIFLETYTRMFWSAESLYYNPAWHIIVSSWETIVYSPILDLDRWAIPIVIMVSFGILYWRCFGGRRKRGRGSLLPVYKNSYKNSSRPRSD; from the exons atggggcgggggcgggggcggcgggcccCGGGGATCCGCGCGCTGGCGCTGGTGCTGCTCGCGGTTGCTGCGGCCGCGGGAGTCTCCGCGGGGGATCCCGATCCCGACGAGCTCGAGCGCGC GTTTCCAATAGTGGAGCCAGACCATGGACACACTAAACTTCGTCTCTCAGAACAAGGTCTTGATGCAATTCGCAGGATTGAAAATCCTATTGCCATTGTTGGT GTAATTGGTCCCTATCGATCTGGAAAATCTTTTCTCCTCAACCAGCTTCTCTCCTTATCATGTGATAAAG GTTTTGGAGTTGGTCATATGCGAGATACTAAAACCAAAG GTATATGGATTTGGGGTACTCCTGTTGAGATGGATGTTGATGGTTCCAAAGTTTCTGTCCTTTATCTAGACACAGAAGGATTTGAAAGTGTTGGGAAATCAAATGTATATGATGACAG GATATTTGCTTTGGCAACTGTCTTAAGTTCGGTGCTTATCTACAATCTTCCTGAGACG GTGCGTGAAGCTGATATATCTAGGCTTTCATTTGCTGTTGAAATTGCTGAAGAATTCTATGGAAG AGTGAAG GGGCAAGATGTGGCTTTTGAGCCTGCAAAGCTTCTCTGGCTTATCCAGAGAGATTTCCTCC AAGGAAAATCTGTACAGCAAATGGTTAATGAAGCCCTCCAACGGGTGCCTAATGATAATG GAGACAAATATATCGATGAG GTCAATCAAATCAGAGATTCTTTGGCAGTTATGGGTGACAACAGCACTGCTTTTAGCTTGCCTCAG CCTCATCTGCAAAGAACAAAATTATGTGACATGGAGGACAAAGAGCTTGAACCATTATATGTAAAACGGCGGGAACAATTAAAGCAGCTTGTTTCATCCATCATAAAACCAAAAATCGTGCAGGGGAAAACTCTGAATGGAAAGGACTTTGTGTCTTTCCTGCAGCAG ATTCTTGAGGCTTTGAATAAAGGTGAAATTCCATCAACAGGATCCCTTGTCGAAATTTTTAATAAAGCCATTCTTGAGCGCTGTCTGAAGGTGTATAGGGACAAAATGGATGGCTTAGGCCTACCAGTACCTTTAGAAAAACTGCAGCAATTTCATGAGATGGCAAATGAAGAAGCCAGAATTATCTTTGATAAGCAGCACTTTGGTAAACATCATGCGGCTCAGTCGGTCCTCAAGCTTGAAGATGAGATTAAAAAG GTGTACAGAAACTTCCTTCTAGCTAATGAGTATCAATCATCAAAGCTTTGTGAAGCTCGCTTTTCTGAGTGTGAAGATAAGATGGATCACCTTCAAGTATTGAAACTTCCTTCAATGGCAAAATTCAATGCAGGCTTTACTCACTGCAACCAAAGTTTTGTAAGGGAATGTGTTGGACCTGCAAAAGAAAGCTATGAACGTAGAATGTCAAAG ATGCTTGTCAAGGCTCGTGCTCTTTTCATCAAAGAATACAATAACAAGCTTTTCAATTGGTTGGTGACCTTCTCCTTGGTCATGGTGGTCATCGGGCGCTTTGTCATCAAGTTCTTCTTACTTGAAATTGTTGCCTGGGTGATGTTTATCTTCCTAGAGACCTACACGAGAATGTTCTGGTCAGCAGAGTCGCTGTACTACAATCCAGCTTGGCACATCATTGTTTCTTCCTGGGAGACCATCGTGTACAGCCCTATTCTTGATCTGGACAG ATGGGCCATCCCCATTGTCATAATGGTGTCATTTGGGATTCTTTACTGGAGATGCTTTGGTGGTAGAAGGAAACGGGGCAGGGGTTCGCTCCTACCAGTGTACAAGAACTCATACAAGAACTCAAGTCGCCCAAGATCAGACTAG
- the LOC112876216 gene encoding indole-3-glycerol phosphate lyase, chloroplastic-like has product MAFAIKPASTSHSTFSPAVYQSSSSLSRRAAAAKMSSGRRKAPAVVRAVAAAAPPAPAPARPAGKRCLSVSQTMSRLKAQGKTAFIPYITAGDPDLATTAEALRLLDACGVDVIELGVPCSDPYADGPVIQASTARALASGTTPDGVLAMLKEVTPELSCPVVLFSYFKPVVRWGLADFAAAAKEAGVHGLIVPDLPYAATCALRSEAMKNNLELVLLTAPATPEERMKEITRASEGFIYLVSVNGVTGPRANVSTRVESLIQEVKQVTDKPVAVGFGISKPEHVKQIAEWGADGVIIGSAMVRQLGEGVSPQEGLKRLEDYARSMKNGIAMKTSIGPQADSK; this is encoded by the exons ATGGCTTTCGCGATCAAGCCTGCATCTACCTCCCACTCCACCTTTTCGCCGGCGGTTTATCAGTCGTCGTCGTCGCTCtcgaggcgggcggcggcggcgaaaaTGTCGTCGGGGCGGAGGAAGGCTCCGGCGGTCGTCAGGGCGGTCGCCGCGGCGGCTCCGCCTGCCCCGGCGCCGGCCAGGCCAGCGGGCAAGCGATGCCTTTCGGTGTCGCAGACCATGTCCAGGCTCAAGGCGCAGGGCAAG ACGGCGTTCATCCCGTAcatcaccgccggcgaccccgacCTGGCGACGACGGCGGAGGCGCTGCGGCTCCTGGACGCCTGCGGCGTCGACGTCATCGAGCTCGGCGTGCCATGCTCCGACCCCTACGCCGACGGGCCCGTCATCCAG GCATCGACGGCGCGGGCGCTGGCGAGCGGCACGACGCCGGACGGCGTGCTGGCGATGCTCAAGGAGGTGACGCCGGAGCTGTCGTGCCCGGTGGTGCTCTTCTCCTACTTCAAGCCCGTCGTCCGGTGGGGGCTGGCcgacttcgccgccgccgccaaagaAGCCGGTGTACACGGTCTGATAGTCCCCGACCTCCCTTATGCCGCCACGTGTGCCCTCAGGAGTGAAGCCATGAAGAACAACCTCGAGCTG GTGCTGCTCACAGCACCAGCTACACCGGAAGAGAGGATGAAGGAAATCACAAGAGCTTCAGAAGGTTTTATCTACCTT GTGAGCGTCAATGGCGTTACAGGTCCCCGCGCAAACGTGAGCACACGTGTCGAATCTCTCATTCAAGAGGTTAAACAG GTCACTGACAAGCCTGTGGCTGTTGGATTTGGCATATCGAAACCTGAGCATGTAAAGCAG ATTGCGGAGTGGGGTGCAGATGGGGTGATCATTGGCAGTGCAATGGTGAGACAGTTAGGCGAAGGAGTATCTCCCCAAGAAGGACTGAAACGGCTGGAGGATTACGCCAGGAGCATGAAGAACGGCATTGCCATGAAGACTAGTATAGGGCCCCAGGCGGATAGCAAGTAA
- the LOC112874248 gene encoding tryptophan synthase alpha chain-like, with the protein MTYYGVVTGKRSIAETFSRLREQGKTAFIPFITAGDPDLATTSKALKILDSCGSDVIEVGVPYSDPLADGPVIQASATRALKKGTTFDSVIGMLKGVIRELSCPIVLFTYYNPILKRGVRNFMATIRQAGVNGLVVPDLPLEETVLLRSEAIIHNIELVLLTTPTTPTERMMEIAKASEGFLYLVSAVGVTGARSNVNLRVEHLLREIKKVTDKPVAVGFGVSTPEHVKQIAGWGADGVIIGSAIVRQLCEAATPEEGLKRLEEYTRNIKAAMPLR; encoded by the exons ATGACCTACTATGGCGTGGTCACCGGCAAGCGCAGCATCGCGGAGACCTTCTCCAGGCTCAGGGAGCAGGGCAAG ACTGCATTCATCCCGTTCATCACCGCGGGTGATCCTGATTTAGCAACGACATCGAAAGCGTTGAAGATCCTTGATTCCTGCGGTTCGGATGTGATTGAGGTTGGCGTACCATACTCGGATCCACTGGCTGATGGACCGGTCATTCAG GCATCTGCAACACGGGCACTTAAGAAAGGAACTACATTTGATTCTGTCATAGGGATGCTGAAAGGGGTTATACGTGAGCTGTCTTGCCCTATAGTTCTCTTCACATACTACAACCCAATTCTGAAGCGTGGGGTGCGAAACTTCATGGCTACTATCAGACAAGCTGGTGTAAATG GACTTGTAGTACCTGATCTTCCTTTGGAGGAGACAGTGTTGCTGAGGAGCGAGGCCATTATCCACAACATAGAGCTG GTGCTGCTTACAACACCAACCACGCCAACAGAGAGGATGATGGAAAttgcaaaagcttcagaaggATTTCTTTATCTT GTGAGTGCTGTTGGAGTTACAGGTGCACGCTCAAATGTAAACTTACGTGTGGAACATCTTCTTAGGGAGATCAAGAAG GTTACAGACAAACCTGTAGCTGTTGGCTTTGGTGTATCAACTCCAGAGCATGTGAAACAG ATCGCAGGCTGGGGAGCAGATGGTGTGATTATTGGGAGCGCAATTGTTAGACAGTTATGTGAAGCTGCTACTCCTGAAGAAGGGCTGAAAAGGCTAGAGGAGTACACCAGGAATATAAAGGCCGCTATGCCATTGAGGTGA